The genomic region TAGAAACATTTTTAGGTACTTCCATATAGCCGTGAACATCCTCCTGGTAAGGAGGTATGTCTGTAGAAATAGCCGTGTATCTTATGGGTCTTGTGATCTCCTTTAAAGACATAAAAACGCCACCCGAGGACATGTATACATTTCCTACCGTACCCTCTACATTTTTTAAAGCGACAGGATAATCAAGAGCGGGAAGGTATTTTTCAAAGGTAGGTTCAAGCATAACCGTATAAGAGGTAAGCTTGCCTTTCAGAGTGGGCATGGGTATCTGTTCTTTTTTCGTACTTATCCATTCGTTTCCTACGTAAGTGTCAAATACGGAAACTCTCCAGTACATATTTTTAAGCCCTTTGGGAAGACCGTAAACCCTGAAAACTACGCTGTTATCCTGTTGTATCTGTCCTACCTTACCAAGGCTTACGCTGTCTGCTATGCCTGTCTTTAATCCGGAGCTTGCCCTTCCAAAAAGATCAAAGAGTGGCGTTTGGGTCCTGGGTAGAAGAACGAAAAAGGGTACGGTAAGTAGGCTCACCGCTGAGAAAAAAGCTACGGATATCAATGCGTAATATTTTATAACCTTTTCGCTCACTACCTTTTCACCTACGCTCTTTTGTAGATTTATGAAAACCAAAGAAGAAACACCCAAACATATTTCAAGTAAAAGCAAAAGTGCAAAACTCACACTCAGGTTATAAACGGTTGAAACCGATACCGCAAAAAGGCTTAAAAGAAGTATTTGATACATATCTCTGGGCTTTTTTTCTTCAAGGCTTTTTATAGCAAGTAGGAGAAGTACCGCGTTGGCAAAGGGTCTTAGCAGATCCTCCAGACTGATAAAAGACAGAAAGTAAAGGGAGAAAATGACAGCAAAGATGTTCAAAATAGTTCTCCTTATAGGATACACTCCTTTTACATCCGCATATATTCCAACAGCATAAACAAAGAGAAAGGTAAGATAAAAGATCCCTTCGGCTACATTGTATAAGGAGAAAGCTCCCACTAAGGCACAAAGATGCACGAGAAACAGGCTTACGGATCTAACGCTTACCATAATATCCCCTCTTTGCAAGAAAGCTTTTGAGTTCATCTATCATACTTTTTTCTGCATAAATGCGGTATATTTCTATGTCCCTCAGGTTAGAAAGTATTCCTGATAATTCTTTTAGCGAAAAAGTTTTACCATTTTCCGAAATAGGAATATCCTCATCCAGCACTTTTTTGCTTACATAATCAAATCTCATGAGTTCAGGTTCGTATATGGAAACTAACTCCTCTTTGACTTCTTCAAACTCTTTTTTTGATTGGGTGTGAAAAACTTCCCTGAAATGCTCCCTGCCTATGAGCCTCCTCACATGCAAGTCTTCCGGATGCTTGAGCGCCACTGAAAGTATATCCCCATCCGTTAAAGTCATAAGTAAGTCCGTATTCAGAAAGTACTCTTTTCCAAAAAAATTCTCTATCATCTCAATTAGATGTATATTAAGAATTCTCACCACTTTGTGAAAATACACCTGGACATACATAAAGTATCGCCCAAGAATAAAGCTCTCTAAGGCTCTTATGGCGCTCATGTTTACTGTTTTTTTACCTTCCACCAGCTCAATATGATTTAAAAGCCTTTCGTAATCAAAAAATCCGTATGATGTTCCACAAAAGTATGCATCCCTTCTCAGATAATCCATCCTGTCTGATCCGAACTCACCAGTTATTATGTTGGATAGGAGTGTTTCGGAGCTGTCTTTACACCTCTTGAAAGCCAATCTTGCTATCAGTTCTATTTCATCCCACGAAAATCCTTCCTTTCTAAGTGTATCCATAATTTGACCCTGAGTTACTACCCTATAACCTACATCTTCATGTCCTTTACTACCAAGAAGAACCTCAGTGGTGTGAGAAAAGGGAGGATGTCCTATATCGTGTAAAAGTCCTGCGAGCCTAACTATCTGTAAAAGTCTCCTATCTTTTAAACCTAAGCTGTTGTATATGCGTGTGGATAGCTCCATAACGCCTAAAGAGTGTTCAAAACGTGTGTGCTGAGCAGAAGGAAACACCAAATAAGCTACCCCTAACTGTCTTACGTACCTGAGCCTTTGGAAAGGTACGGAATCTATCAGTTTAAGTTCGTGATCCTCCACCCTCACAAAACCGTATATAGGATCGGAAAAATCCTTAAACATCAATGACTTTCTTCCCTTTCCCGTTCAATCTCCTTTATTTCCTTCATAGTGAGATCAAAGTTGTAAAGTGCTACAGTGACATCTTTGAGGTGTTTGGCAGCACGCACGTAAGCTTCTTTTAATCTTCCCTCGGGAAGTTTCTCTGCCTTCTCAAGTAAGCCTCTATGGAATAGTAGCAGACTGTTCCTGAGTTCGTTAAAGTCCATCTCTTACCTCCTTTGATCCTCTTGAAGATACCTTTTATACTCTTTATGAGCTTCCTCCAGACTGATTCTTCTCTGTCCCCCCTGTTTATAAATTCTATTTTTACGCTCTCTACAGCTTTCCCTTTCTGAAGTTTTTTTAGAACTTTTGAGAGATCACCCTTTAGCTTACCGAGGTTTATATTGTAGTAAACATCACCCAGATTTATGATCCTGTTTAGACAATCTCTTACATAAGGTACTATATTCCTGTTGTTTTGACGCGAATAGAGTTTAAAGGCGGATGCTAAGGATATAAGCGCTTCAAAAAAAACTGCCTCCTTTTTGAATCTCTCTTTTTGAAACTCACAGTAGTTTTCAAGCTCATCGTAGAGTCCTTCGTTGAACATAAGGGCTGATGTACAAACTGCATCGTAAGCTGTTACACTGCGTCCGTAATGAGAAACTCTGTTTATAATACCCCAATACTTTGCAATCTTAGAACCGAGCAAATTTATATCTCTACAGTATTTCTGATCTATCCTTATGAAGTTAACATCCCTTTCATCAATTCTGTATATATCCTTGCCTGTGTAGGTATTGCCGTACAAGTCATTGATGGTGAACAAGTTCATTTCCACAAGCACATCTTTCCAAGAATTTCTCGTATTTATAAAGTTTTTACTCGCACACCTTAAAAACTGATCAAGATCTACGGTGACCTTTCCCTCCTTTCTAACGAGTTGCACGTAGCACAGAAGATATAAAAGAAGTTCTTTTTTGGATGTATCTTCAAGCACTTCAAGAAAGATACTTTGCAGTTTATCCGTTTCTTTTATATAATCCAACATAACTAAAATATTAAACCCGGATCACACCGCTGACAAGCACTTAAGAGAAGTTAATCAATCCTTTACGCTGACTACTTCTTCCTTCCTTCTTTCCTTTGCTTCAAAATCTGAGGGTTTAATGTCCTTGAGGGCTTCCTTTGCCTTCTTCTTTTCCTCTATGAGGGCTTTCATTCTTTCAAGCTCTTCTTTCGTATAGCAACACATGGCTTTCACCTCCTTAGGTTGATGCTTTTTACTTTATGCCTCGCTCCATCTTATGCAATATGCTTTTTGTCATGGTATGAGATACAAGATGGTGTTCATTTGATGTATTTTAGATACTACAGCTTCAGAAAGGCGATCTTCTATGGTTTTAGCTACCTCTTTTTCATTTACCTTTCGTAGAGCATAGTTGGTAGTTATTATAGTGCTTTTCATGTGGTTGTATCTGTATGAGATTATGTGAGTAATTATCTCTCTTTGCCAGTCCGAGAGGCGCTCGCTTCCAAGATCATCAAGTACCAAAAGAGGACTACGGAGTAATACGTGCATGAGCTTTGTGTATCTTTCACTATCTTCCATCACACTCTTGAGTTTGAAAAACATATCTTTTGTGTCAAAAAAGATACCTCTCACGCTCTTGTTGGTGTAAATGCTTTTTAAAACTGAAACAGCCAGATGCGTCTTTCCCATATGTGGAGGACCTAAAAGTGTCAGTCCCTTACCTTCGGAAGGATCAAAGCTGTGAGCAAAAGAGATGCAAACTTTCAGAGCCTGTACTTGAGAGCTTGACACTGGAACGTAATTTTCAAAGTCAGCATTTACAAACCTTGGAGGGATGTTCAGATACTTCGCTATGTCTTTAGATTTAAATTTGCAGGAGCATATCTCAACTGTGCGACCCTTATCCACAAATCCTGTGCCACCACAGATGGGACAATTTTCAGCCATACTTTAAAATATAGAAAGATGTTTACTTTTTTGATCACCAATGATGATGGTTACTTTTCTGAAGGGATAAAAGCTCTCAGGGAAGCCTTAAAAAGCTTAGGTAAGGTGATTTGCGTAGCTCCGGATAGAAACCTGAGCGGTGTAGGTCACTCTCTCACTTTCAACTCACCTTTGAGAATTAGGAGGGTGGATGAGGATTTCTGGACAGTTGTAGGAGGAACGCCTGCAGACTGCGTACATCTTGGTTATTATCTCATACTGGACGGTAAAAAACCCGATCTCATCTGCTCAGGTATAAACGAAGGACCCAATCTGGGAGAGGATATCACTTATTCCGGAACTGTATCTGGAGCTATGGAAGGTAGGATTTTAGGTATACCTTCTCTGGCTTTTTCAGTTTTCGGTAGGGATGATGTGGATTTTGCGGAGATAGCCAAATCGGCAAAGGAGATTGTTCTTAGAGTTTTAGAAAAGGGAATGCCCGAAGACACTTATCTAAACGTGAATATCCCCAATCTGAGAAAGGAAGATGTAAAGGGTTTTCTCATTACAAAGCAAGGAAAGAGAAGTTATAAAGAGAAGGTTTTGAAGCTTTCCGATCCTCATGGAAAGCCTATCTACTGGATCACCGCCGAAGAATTTGGATGGAGGCTCGAGGAAGGCACAGATTACTGGGCTGTTTATCACGGGTACGTTTCCATAACCCCATTACAGTTAGATATGACAAACTTTGGAGCTTTGGAGGAACTGAAAAAGAACTGGGAGTTATGATAAAATCCTTCTCTAATGGTTGAAGCTTACAAACTTCATGGACTTACCAAAGAGGAGTACGAGCGCATACTTGAAAAGCTTGGAAGAGAGCCAAACGAAGTAGAGCTTGGTATTCTCGGAGCTATGTGGTCCGAACACTGCTCTTACAAATCATCAAAGAGGCTCCTGAGAATGTTCCCTACCAAGTCGGATGCTGTCATTGTGGGACCTGGTGAAAACGCAGGAGTTGTGAAGGTAGATGATGATGTGTGGATAGCCTTCAAAGTAGAAAGTCACAACCACCCCTCTTACATAGAGCCTTTTAACGGATCTGCAACGGGTGTGGGAGGCATAATAAGGGATGTGCTTTCCATGGGTGCAAGACCTATAGCCTTGGGTGACTCTCTGAGGTTCGGACCTATTAAAGACCGCAAAACTTTGTACGTACTCAAAGGCGTGGTAAAGGGTATAAGTCACTACGGAAACTCCATAGGTGTACCGACTGTTTGTGGTGAAACTTTCTTTGAAGAATGTTACGCTACAAATCCACTTGTCAACGCTTTTTGCTTGGGTATTTTACCCGCTGGAAGGATGTATAGCTCAAGGGCTAAGAAGGTTGGACAGGTACTTACACTTGTCGGTTCTTCAACGGGAAGAGATGGTATACACGGTGCAGTAATGGCATCTGGTGAGTTTTCGGATGCTGTGGAGTCCAAAAGATCTCACGTGCAGGTAGGCGATCCGTACTTTGGTAAAAAACTCATAGAGGCTCTTATGGAGATAATTGAAAGGGATCTCGTTGTGGGTATTCAGGATCTTGGGGCTGCAGGTCTTGCAGGTGCTGTATCCGAGGTAGCAAGTAAGTCACGTATGGGTGCTGAGTTGTATCTTGAGAGAGTGACGCTCAGGGAAGAAGGTATGAATCCTTACGAGATACTCCTTTCGGAAAGTCAGGAAAGGATGCTTCTGATAGTGGATGAGGAAAAGTTGAAGGAAATAGAAGAGATAATCAAGAAACACCACCTTGAGTACGCGCATGTAGGAAAGCTCACGGACAGTAGTATGTTGATAGCGTACTTTCACGGGCAAAAAGTAGTTGAGCTTCCTGTTAGTCTTATTGTTGAAGAAGCACCCATTTACGTAAGAGAGATCAGAGAACCCTCCTATATAAAGGAAGTAAGGCATTTTAATCAGGATCTTCTTCCAAAAGTAGATGTAAGAAAAGCCCTTCGCAAATTGCTTACTTCGTTAAATATTTGTTCCAAAGAGTGGGTGTATACCCAGTATGACTATCAGGTAGGAACTAACACAGTTTTGAAGCCCGGAGGTGATGCCAGTATTTTACGCATCAAGTGGCCATATCGTCCAAAACTCAAGAGCGAAAAGCTTTTGGCAATAAACATGGAAGGGAATTCAAGGATGGTTTATCTCAATCCCTATGAAGGTGGAAAGTTTGTTATAGCCGAAGTGTGCAGAAACTTAGCGTGTGTTGGAGCAAAACCTGTTGGTATCTCAGACTGTCTCAACTTTGGAAATCCTGAAAGACCAGAAGTTATGTGGCAGCTCCAAGAAGCCATAAAAGGTATAGCTGAAGCCTGTGAATATTTGGGTGTTCCTATAGTGAGTGGTAACGTATCCTTGTATAACGAAACTGTTGAAGGAAAAAACTTCAGGAACATATATCCCACGCCGATAGTAGTAGGGGTAGGAATCGTAGAAAATAGAAAATTCATGGATCACAAGTTTAAGGAAGAAGGAGATTTCATATTTCTCATAGGGGATCTAAAAAGAAGTTCAAGGCTTGACGGAAGTGAGTTTTTGAGAGAGATACACGGTAAAGTCGTCGGAGATGTGCCAGTGGTTAATCTTGAGAAAGAAAAAGCCCTTCACAAACTCCTTCTCAGACTTATAGACGATGATCTTATACTTTCAGCCCACGATGTATCAACGGGAGGACTTATAGTGTGCTTGCTTGAGTGCGTTTTTGGAACTTCCTTTGGAGTTGGTCTGAACCTATATACGGATGAAAGGCTTGATTTCTTTCTGTTTTCCGAAAATCCCACACGTGTGGTAGTGAGTGTAAAAAGGGATAACGTAGAAGCTTTTAAAGATATTACAGAGGAGGAAGGTTTAGATTGGATGCTTTTAGGAAGAATCACTGAAGATAAGAAGCTTAGAATAGAACTCTATGACGAACTTATCCTTGAGGAAAGAGTGGAAGATCTGGAGGACTTATGGAAAAACTCCTTAGAAAGAGCGTTATCACATACCTTATAACCTTTGGCTTTTTATTGACAGGTGATCTCATAACAAAGAGTCTTGCGGAAAAATATCTCAGTAGTAGAGAGGTGAGCCTTCTTCCTTTTATGCACCTGGTTTTAGTCTATAACAAGGGTGTAGCCTTTGGCTTCCTTTCCGATGCGCCCGATATAATAAGACTGCCTCTCATACTTCTTACACCGATTGTCGCTCTTTCGCTCACACTCCTTT from Hydrogenobacter sp. harbors:
- a CDS encoding DUF3488 and transglutaminase-like domain-containing protein translates to MVSVRSVSLFLVHLCALVGAFSLYNVAEGIFYLTFLFVYAVGIYADVKGVYPIRRTILNIFAVIFSLYFLSFISLEDLLRPFANAVLLLLAIKSLEEKKPRDMYQILLLSLFAVSVSTVYNLSVSFALLLLLEICLGVSSLVFINLQKSVGEKVVSEKVIKYYALISVAFFSAVSLLTVPFFVLLPRTQTPLFDLFGRASSGLKTGIADSVSLGKVGQIQQDNSVVFRVYGLPKGLKNMYWRVSVFDTYVGNEWISTKKEQIPMPTLKGKLTSYTVMLEPTFEKYLPALDYPVALKNVEGTVGNVYMSSGGVFMSLKEITRPIRYTAISTDIPPYQEDVHGYMEVPKNVSKSIVELARELSKGAKDQEDMIKNVEKFFSKGFKYSLTLDRYEGDPLDYFLFVSKRGNCEYYASATAILLRLMGIPARVVGGFRGEVWNDYGGYYVVTNSMAHVWVEAYIKGRWVRIDTTPPYTSPGVKNISSLSLITDALISFWYSNVVGFSSQKQFSLFKKLHKDIKLGLKPANLKGFFLEAFKLAFLFVILYATFKLYIYSRKTPENLYRKLLNVLKVKDKTLPGELLRDLKGSDIYPYVEYIVTLYHRHRFSPYKVYRDEILHGYEALDSIKKMLNKGKHISTVHHS
- a CDS encoding HD domain-containing protein, whose translation is MFKDFSDPIYGFVRVEDHELKLIDSVPFQRLRYVRQLGVAYLVFPSAQHTRFEHSLGVMELSTRIYNSLGLKDRRLLQIVRLAGLLHDIGHPPFSHTTEVLLGSKGHEDVGYRVVTQGQIMDTLRKEGFSWDEIELIARLAFKRCKDSSETLLSNIITGEFGSDRMDYLRRDAYFCGTSYGFFDYERLLNHIELVEGKKTVNMSAIRALESFILGRYFMYVQVYFHKVVRILNIHLIEMIENFFGKEYFLNTDLLMTLTDGDILSVALKHPEDLHVRRLIGREHFREVFHTQSKKEFEEVKEELVSIYEPELMRFDYVSKKVLDEDIPISENGKTFSLKELSGILSNLRDIEIYRIYAEKSMIDELKSFLAKRGYYGKR
- a CDS encoding ATP-binding protein, encoding MAENCPICGGTGFVDKGRTVEICSCKFKSKDIAKYLNIPPRFVNADFENYVPVSSSQVQALKVCISFAHSFDPSEGKGLTLLGPPHMGKTHLAVSVLKSIYTNKSVRGIFFDTKDMFFKLKSVMEDSERYTKLMHVLLRSPLLVLDDLGSERLSDWQREIITHIISYRYNHMKSTIITTNYALRKVNEKEVAKTIEDRLSEAVVSKIHQMNTILYLIP
- the surE gene encoding 5'/3'-nucleotidase SurE, with product MFTFLITNDDGYFSEGIKALREALKSLGKVICVAPDRNLSGVGHSLTFNSPLRIRRVDEDFWTVVGGTPADCVHLGYYLILDGKKPDLICSGINEGPNLGEDITYSGTVSGAMEGRILGIPSLAFSVFGRDDVDFAEIAKSAKEIVLRVLEKGMPEDTYLNVNIPNLRKEDVKGFLITKQGKRSYKEKVLKLSDPHGKPIYWITAEEFGWRLEEGTDYWAVYHGYVSITPLQLDMTNFGALEELKKNWEL
- the purL gene encoding phosphoribosylformylglycinamidine synthase subunit PurL, with the protein product MVEAYKLHGLTKEEYERILEKLGREPNEVELGILGAMWSEHCSYKSSKRLLRMFPTKSDAVIVGPGENAGVVKVDDDVWIAFKVESHNHPSYIEPFNGSATGVGGIIRDVLSMGARPIALGDSLRFGPIKDRKTLYVLKGVVKGISHYGNSIGVPTVCGETFFEECYATNPLVNAFCLGILPAGRMYSSRAKKVGQVLTLVGSSTGRDGIHGAVMASGEFSDAVESKRSHVQVGDPYFGKKLIEALMEIIERDLVVGIQDLGAAGLAGAVSEVASKSRMGAELYLERVTLREEGMNPYEILLSESQERMLLIVDEEKLKEIEEIIKKHHLEYAHVGKLTDSSMLIAYFHGQKVVELPVSLIVEEAPIYVREIREPSYIKEVRHFNQDLLPKVDVRKALRKLLTSLNICSKEWVYTQYDYQVGTNTVLKPGGDASILRIKWPYRPKLKSEKLLAINMEGNSRMVYLNPYEGGKFVIAEVCRNLACVGAKPVGISDCLNFGNPERPEVMWQLQEAIKGIAEACEYLGVPIVSGNVSLYNETVEGKNFRNIYPTPIVVGVGIVENRKFMDHKFKEEGDFIFLIGDLKRSSRLDGSEFLREIHGKVVGDVPVVNLEKEKALHKLLLRLIDDDLILSAHDVSTGGLIVCLLECVFGTSFGVGLNLYTDERLDFFLFSENPTRVVVSVKRDNVEAFKDITEEEGLDWMLLGRITEDKKLRIELYDELILEERVEDLEDLWKNSLERALSHTL
- the lspA gene encoding signal peptidase II, translating into MEKLLRKSVITYLITFGFLLTGDLITKSLAEKYLSSREVSLLPFMHLVLVYNKGVAFGFLSDAPDIIRLPLILLTPIVALSLTLLYTIRHNDAKNAFLMGMIGGGAIGNLYDRFFLGYVRDFIYISYGKFSWPAFNLADMGISMAIMFLVLKSLLNHSGKR